From Dehalobacter sp. 12DCB1:
GGAAAAACGATTCGGGAAGCGGAAGATAAACTGCGAAAACAACTGGACTTTTATTTCAATGGAAGATACAGTCAGGAGTTAAACCAGCGGATCATCATTATTCCTGGTGATATTGCGCAGGACCAGTTTGGACTGGATGGCAATATTTATCAATATCTTCTGGGAAAGATCGACCTAGTCATTCATTCAGCTGCAATCGTAAAGCATTACGGGTTATATAGGGACTATCTGAATGTCAACATTAAAGGCACAGAAAGAGTAGCTGAATTCTGTCTACAGGGAGATATTCGTCTGAACTATGTTTCTTCGATTACTGTGTCGGGAAACTATCTTACAAATAACATCCACGAGGAAAGGGTAGATTTTACAGAATCAGACTTGTATATCGGACAGGATTACAGCGGCAACGTTTACGTAAAAAGCAAGTTTGAATCGGAACGATTTATTTATCAGAACGTCAAAAATGGTTTAAAGGCGGATGTCTATCGCATCGGTGTTTTGACCGGTCGTTACAACGACGGGCAATTTCAGAAAAATATTCAGGAAAATGGTTTCTATGAGAGGATTAAAGCAATTATTGAGCTTGGTTTTGTTCCGAAAATCTGGACGGATGAACAGTTAGAATTTACTCCGGTCGATTATTGCAGCGAAGCGATAGGCAGGTTAATCAATTTATCTGCAGGAACACGTATCTTCCATTTGTTTAATCATAAAACGGTCAGCCTTGCCAAAGTAGTTGAGATGTTAAACAATTTGGGCATCCATATTGAAATTGTTCCTAATGATGTTTTTGTTCAGATTGTTGAAAAGAATATGAAAAAGCATAACGTCAGTCCTGCCGTTAACGAGCTGCTAAAGGGAAAGTTTTCTGCTTATTTTCAGACGGTGAATGTTAAATCAGAGATTACCCGGAATGAATTGAACCTAGCAGATTTTGACTGGCCGGATATTGACCAGGCTTATATTTCAAAAATTATTTGTTATATGAGCAAGATCAATTATCTAAATGAAAACCAGGTTAGAAGGAACATTGTATGTTAAAAAAGATGAAAGAGTCTTTTCAAAAGAGAATAAGTCTGCAGATAACACTTATCTATACACTCGTTATTCTTTGTACGGTACTCGCATTATATTTTATCATTCCGTTTGTATTCAACTATCCACCAGGATCCATCAATACCAGCTTTGATGTTGACGTATCCTATATATCCTACAATACTCAGTTTATTATTATTACGTTTTTGATTATCATTCCGAGCTTCATATTTTTTAAATTGTCGCTTTCCAATATTGATCAGTGGGCTTCTTTAGTAGCGGAAAATTCTGAGGAGTCACGTTTGAAACTGCACAAGATCAGGAAAAAATGTATTAACATACCCTATATTATTTATTTCGGACAAATCATTGTATCGCTCATTGTCTTGTTTATCATTCTATTTATCACAGGTAGTCATCCGTTAACCTTGATCTACCGAATTGTCATTCTGGTATTTTCTTTCGCAACGCTGGCAGCACTTTTCTCCTTCATTTTCTCCAAAAGAATGTTTACCAATATCCTATTAAAGACTTCCGCCAATAATGAGCTTCAAGGAATAAATCTAAGCATTCGAAGAAAAATCATACTTCACGTCTTGCCAACAATTATCATCGCCATTTTATTTACATCTTTAGTTGGCTATTCCAGATTGATTACCGAAAAAGGCGATCTTATTTATAAAATGTATTCAGAACAGCTAAAAACGAATGTTGTCATGGGGACTTATGATGAAAAAAAGGTAATAGAGGCTCTAAGTCGCATTGTCTTGGTGAATAAAGACCATGATTCGAGGTTTATTATTACACCAGAGGGAGATTATATTTCTCTTGATAATAAAAATGCAAGTAATTTTTTTATTAAATATGCCATTGAAGTATCGAACAACTATGACGGAAGAATCTATGAAGACTATACAGTCGAATCTCAGGGAACATCTGTAAGAGTTCCAGGCCCTAACGGCGATTATATTATTGGTATTAAATATGATATTTCTTCCTATAATACAATTGTTTATTTTTCTGTAAGCTTCATCCTGCTGTTCATGATTAACTTTATTGTCTTAAACTACTTCTCCAGGTCCCTCGGTGAGGACGTTTCGAGGGTTGCTAAAAACCTCTCGGACATCTCGCATGGCGTTAACGTTGATCTTGATCAGAAGCTGGCAATTACCTCCAATGATGAAATTGGGGATCTGATTATTGCCTTCAATAAAATCCAAGAAAAAGAAAAAGCAAACATTGAATCGATGAAAGAAAACCAGGCCATCATTCTGGAACAAGAAAGGCTGGCTTCGCTTGGCCAGCTGATTGGCGGAATCGCCCATAACCTGAAAACACCGATCATGTCGATTGCCGGAGGTATCGAGGCACTCAAGGATTTAACGAATGAATACAAGGAATCTATTGAAGATAAAGCTGTATCACCTGCCGATCATTACGAGATTGCAAAAGAGATGCAGGAATGGCTTGATAAGATGAAGCCATACTGTTCCTATATGACAGATATTATCAGCGCAGTTAAAGGTCAGGCAGTACAGATGAACTACGCCGGCTCAGATAAGTTCACCGTGGAAGATTTGGTCAAAAGAATTGACGTTTTGATGAAGCATGAGCTGAAAAAATACCACTGCAAGCTTAAACCTGATTTCCAAATTGATCTGCAGACAGAAATACGAGGAGAGCTGAACAGCCTGGTACAAGTATTTGACAATCTGATCATCAACGCAATGCATGCCTACGAGGGACAAATAGGAGAGATTGGTTTCAGCATTTACAAAGAAAGACATAACCTCGAATTTGTTCTAAGCGATCATGGTAAGGGTATTCCTGAGGAAGTGCAGAAAAAACTGTTCAAGGAAATGTTTACGACCAAAGGTAAAAATGGCACAGGTCTTGGACTTTACATGTCGTATTCTACAATTAAAGGACGATTTTCGGGTAATATGAGGTTTAAATCGCAGGAAGGCGTCGGCACTACATTCTATATCACAATTCCTTATCTATTCGCACACGTACAGGAGGCTAACGATGAGACGTTCAACTAATCGCGTTAATCTAGACTACAAAATTTTAATTGTTGATGACGAACAAGGAATTATTGATTCGCTGTCTGTTGTCCTAAAAAGAAGCGGCTACCAATTTGTTGGCCTGACCGATCCGTTGGAGGCTATTGAAAAAGTCCGTGAAGAGAAGTATGATTTGTTGATTCTTGACTATTTAATGTATCCGATCCATGGAGACAAGGTCGTAGAGAGAATCAGAGAGTTCAACAACGAACTGTATATTCTTTTGCTGACAGGCCACAAGGATCTTGCTCCGCCGCTGGAAACCATCAAAGCACTGGAAATCCAGGGTTACTGCGAAAAAGGTGACCGTTTTGACCAGCTGCTCCTGCTCGTTGAATCTGGAATCAAATCGATTTCCCAAATGCGGACGATCAAGAAGTTCCAGGAAGGCCTGAATAAAATTCTGCAGTCTGTTCCTAAAATATATCAGCTTCAGCCGATAGACAACATTCTGGAGGATATTCTGGCTGAAATCCTGCCTTTGGTCAACAGTAAAAATGCTTTTATTCTGGTCGATGATATCACCAGGATTAGTTCCGGCAATAACAGCATATTTAAAGGGATTGGGAAATATAAGAAAAAAGTGGCCGATTTTATGGAAATGCTTGATCCGGAACTAATGGAGTTTATTGGCAGCGCCAGAATCAATAAAAAGGTCGTTAAGCTTGATAAAAAAGTAATTATTCCTCTGATTAACGAATATCTTCAGGACATTGGCATCATTTTTGTAGAAGGGGACGATCTTGAGGATGGACTGAAACTGCTTGAGATCTATTCCAACCAGGCCTCCTCATCTATCAATAATGCGTTTCTACATTCCTTAGTGAATATTAAAAATGATGAGCTGAACAAAACGTATGATCAGCTCAGAGAAACCTACATGGATACGATTGAAGCCCTAAGAATGGTCGTCGATGCAAAGGATATTTATACCCGCGGTCATTCCGACAGAGTAGCCTATTTTGCCGTTAAAATCGGTGAGGCTTTCCATTTCTCCAAGGAGGAGCTCGAATTGCTGCGGATCAGCGGTATTTTCCATGATGTTGGGAAAATAGGTACTTCAGATGATATTCTGTTTAAGTCCCAGAAGCTAAACGAGAAAGAGTATGAAGAAATTAAAAAACACCCGTTGAAAGGGGCAAGAATTTTGTCGGCCGTATCGATGTTTAAAGAGGTGGTTCCGATTGTCAAATGTCACCATGAACGCATCGATGGCAAAGGATATCCAGAAGGGCTGACGAAAGATGAAATCCCGTTCCCGGCGAGAATTATTTCTGTTGCCGATGCTTTTGATGCGATGATTTCCGACCGGCGCTATCGCTCCAGACTGAAGTTTGAGGAAGCCAGGAATCAGCTCATTCAGGGATCCGGGACTCAATTTGATGCGGAAGTAGTCGAGAAATTCATTCACCAGCTGACTGATTTCGAACAAATGGCTAAGGAGGTTGCTTCAACGTTTGAATGAAATTCATAAAATCGTAATTGAAAGTTCACGTAACGGACATAATGAACCCTTACAATCGTAGATATCATCGTGCAGTTATGTAAGGAGAGAATCTGATGACGATACTTATACCGGCCTATGAACCGGATGAACGGCTTCTAAGGTTGATAGAGAATATAAAAGAAAAGTGCGATTTTCAGATTGTGATTGTAGACGACGGCAGTGGCAAGCCTTATGAGAGGATATTCAAAGGCGCAGGCAAATTGGGCTGCACCGTGTTAACACATCCGGTCAATCAAGGCAAAGGGGCTGCCCTGAAGACGGGATTTCGATATATTAAGGAAAAAGGTGAAAAAGAAGGGGTTATCTGTGCCGACAGTGACGGACAGCATTTACCTGAAGATATCATCAGAGTTGCCCAGGTTGCCAAGGAACACCGCGGATTTATCGTTCTTGGCTCCCGGAAGTTTTCCGGCAAAGTTCCTCCACGCAGCCGTTTCGGAAATACGGTAACCCGGGCAGTATTTTCTGTCTCTTCGGGTTCGCATTTGACCGATACGCAAACAGGTTTAAGAGGATATTCAGCTGATATGTTCGACTGGTTAGGCGGCATCCAGGGGAAAAGATTTGAATATGAAATGAACATTCTGCTCGAGGCGAAGGCAGCGGGCTATTGGTTCTACGAAGTATGGATCAATACAGTCTATGACGAAAAAAATAGATCCTCCCATTTCCGGACCTTTTCAGATTCGGCCAGAGTATATTACCCGATTCTTAAATTTTGTACCTCTTCTTTGATGTCCGGAGCGCTTGACTTTGCTCTGTTGCTATTGTTTCAATTCTCCACATCAAATCTACTGATCGCTGTAGTTGGGGCAAGAGTCTGCAGTTCCATTTTCAATTACAGCATGAACCATTACTTTGTCTTTTCCCGGAACCAAAACACGGAACATTATAAATCTGTCCCGAAATACTTTTCACTCGTCGTATTTATCATGGCATGTAATTACGGACTGATGTATCTCTTCCACATTCTGATCGGTACACCATTGGTTTTTGCCAAGATTATCACAGAATTAACACTTTTCTTATTCAGTTACTGGTTGCAGCGTAACTTTGTATTTAGTTCGAAAAAAGCCCCTGATCACGGCAAATAAAAAAACAAAAAAGATGATTTGCTCTGTAGTCCGTGGCCACGCCCGGCTTTTTTGTTTTTAGTGCAAGGTTCGATACCATATTGGGCATTGGTTTGGACATAGGTTCCTAATTCAGCACGCAAATAGGAATAAGTAGGAATGAATATGAAGAAATACGCGATGTATCCCCCCCACCAGGATTGTAAAAATTGAAGCGTAATTTATAATTGATCTAAGCAGTCCATGAAAAATTTACAGAAATATGGAGGTGCTGTAGAATGCATATGGCAGATGCTTTGATTTCGCCGGTAATTGGTGGAACCATGTGGGTCGCTACCGCAGGGGTAGCGGCTTATTCGATAAAAAAAATTCAGGATGATTTGGAGGAAAAAAAG
This genomic window contains:
- a CDS encoding HAMP domain-containing sensor histidine kinase, coding for MLKKMKESFQKRISLQITLIYTLVILCTVLALYFIIPFVFNYPPGSINTSFDVDVSYISYNTQFIIITFLIIIPSFIFFKLSLSNIDQWASLVAENSEESRLKLHKIRKKCINIPYIIYFGQIIVSLIVLFIILFITGSHPLTLIYRIVILVFSFATLAALFSFIFSKRMFTNILLKTSANNELQGINLSIRRKIILHVLPTIIIAILFTSLVGYSRLITEKGDLIYKMYSEQLKTNVVMGTYDEKKVIEALSRIVLVNKDHDSRFIITPEGDYISLDNKNASNFFIKYAIEVSNNYDGRIYEDYTVESQGTSVRVPGPNGDYIIGIKYDISSYNTIVYFSVSFILLFMINFIVLNYFSRSLGEDVSRVAKNLSDISHGVNVDLDQKLAITSNDEIGDLIIAFNKIQEKEKANIESMKENQAIILEQERLASLGQLIGGIAHNLKTPIMSIAGGIEALKDLTNEYKESIEDKAVSPADHYEIAKEMQEWLDKMKPYCSYMTDIISAVKGQAVQMNYAGSDKFTVEDLVKRIDVLMKHELKKYHCKLKPDFQIDLQTEIRGELNSLVQVFDNLIINAMHAYEGQIGEIGFSIYKERHNLEFVLSDHGKGIPEEVQKKLFKEMFTTKGKNGTGLGLYMSYSTIKGRFSGNMRFKSQEGVGTTFYITIPYLFAHVQEANDETFN
- a CDS encoding HD domain-containing phosphohydrolase; this encodes MRRSTNRVNLDYKILIVDDEQGIIDSLSVVLKRSGYQFVGLTDPLEAIEKVREEKYDLLILDYLMYPIHGDKVVERIREFNNELYILLLTGHKDLAPPLETIKALEIQGYCEKGDRFDQLLLLVESGIKSISQMRTIKKFQEGLNKILQSVPKIYQLQPIDNILEDILAEILPLVNSKNAFILVDDITRISSGNNSIFKGIGKYKKKVADFMEMLDPELMEFIGSARINKKVVKLDKKVIIPLINEYLQDIGIIFVEGDDLEDGLKLLEIYSNQASSSINNAFLHSLVNIKNDELNKTYDQLRETYMDTIEALRMVVDAKDIYTRGHSDRVAYFAVKIGEAFHFSKEELELLRISGIFHDVGKIGTSDDILFKSQKLNEKEYEEIKKHPLKGARILSAVSMFKEVVPIVKCHHERIDGKGYPEGLTKDEIPFPARIISVADAFDAMISDRRYRSRLKFEEARNQLIQGSGTQFDAEVVEKFIHQLTDFEQMAKEVASTFE
- a CDS encoding bifunctional glycosyltransferase family 2/GtrA family protein, with amino-acid sequence MTILIPAYEPDERLLRLIENIKEKCDFQIVIVDDGSGKPYERIFKGAGKLGCTVLTHPVNQGKGAALKTGFRYIKEKGEKEGVICADSDGQHLPEDIIRVAQVAKEHRGFIVLGSRKFSGKVPPRSRFGNTVTRAVFSVSSGSHLTDTQTGLRGYSADMFDWLGGIQGKRFEYEMNILLEAKAAGYWFYEVWINTVYDEKNRSSHFRTFSDSARVYYPILKFCTSSLMSGALDFALLLLFQFSTSNLLIAVVGARVCSSIFNYSMNHYFVFSRNQNTEHYKSVPKYFSLVVFIMACNYGLMYLFHILIGTPLVFAKIITELTLFLFSYWLQRNFVFSSKKAPDHGK